CCTCCTCGGAACGTCCCGGTCGGCGACGCCCTCGAACGGACCGGGCGCGTCAGTCGCCACACCCCTCCTTCAGGTCCAGCGTGAACCCGGTCTTGGCCTCGCGGTCGAACCCGCAGGACTCGTAGAAGTCGTGTTTCCACGCCTCGTCCGACCCCGTCAGGAGCATCACCTTGTAGCAGTCGCGCTCGCGCGCCCGCTCGACCGCGGCCTCGACGCACCGCGTTCCGAATCCCTCGCCCCGGTAGCCCTCGCGGGTCACGACGTTCTCGACCAGCGCGAACGGTCGAGCGCCCCTCGTCAGGTTCCTCGTCACCGACAGCAGGCAGGTGGCGACGAGCCGACCCTCGTGCTCGACGACCACGACGTCGA
Above is a genomic segment from Halosimplex halophilum containing:
- a CDS encoding GNAT family N-acetyltransferase, whose translation is MATVRSARRDELEELLELYRQLNPDDPELAPEAVADLWDGMVDDGTLDVVVVEHEGRLVATCLLSVTRNLTRGARPFALVENVVTREGYRGEGFGTRCVEAAVERARERDCYKVMLLTGSDEAWKHDFYESCGFDREAKTGFTLDLKEGCGD